The following are encoded in a window of Magnolia sinica isolate HGM2019 chromosome 11, MsV1, whole genome shotgun sequence genomic DNA:
- the LOC131219584 gene encoding uncharacterized protein LOC131219584 has translation MAGIPVRFKRVTAPLDDLARARLCESSGSEHSPDNSPELADLVDSFMEREGGGEEGELWEAEENKISGSEASACSDSDTREMLEGLLEVGVSDGDRVRRRIRAETEAAWRSIGTVSEGFKRKLMGLLREKGLDAGICKSRWEKSSTFPAGEYEYIDVVSDSGTRYIVEVDLAGEFGIARPTTRYLGLLEAFPPIFVGRPNALKQAVRLMSTAAKESLKCRDMHLPPWRRNGYMMGKWFGSYKRTTSVSPSRKSSDSGGSPAGRRSVGFVGVSAGKNCRSDLGRNEGLRVGNLAVALKGMDL, from the exons ATGGCGGGAATCCCGGTCCGATTCAAGCGCGTCACGGCGCCGCTCGACGACCTTGCGCGAGCCCGCCTCTGCGAGAGCAGCGGCAGCGAGCACTCGCCCGATAACTCGCCCGAGCTCGCCGATCTCGTCGACTCGTTCATGGAGAGAGAGGGCGGAGGAGAAGAAGGCGAGTTGTGGGAGGCTGAGGAGAATAAGATATCGGGATCGGAAGCTTCGGCGTGCTCCGATTCCGACACGAGGGAGATGCTGGAAGGCTTGCTTGAGGTCGGCGTGTCGGATGGGGATCGGGTTCGGAGACGGATTCGTGCCGAAACGGAAGCTGCGTGGCGGAGTATCGGAACGGTTTCGGAGGGTTTTAAGAGGAAACTGATGGGTCTGCTGAGAGAGAAGGGTCTTGATGCAG GCATCTGCAAATCCCGATGGGAGAAATCCAGCACCTTCCCAGCTGGAGAATACGAGTATATCGACGTCGTCTCCGATAGCGGGACCCGCTACATTGTCGAGGTGGACCTTGCTGGAGAATTCGGCATTGCCCGACCGACGACCCGGTATCTCGGCCTGCTGGAAGCATTCCCGCCAATCTTCGTCGGTCGTCCCAACGCTCTCAAGCAGGCGGTGAGGCTAATGTCAACAGCCGCGAAGGAGTCTTTGAAGTGCAGGGACATGCACCTGCCGCCATGGCGCCGGAACGGGTATATGATGGGAAAGTGGTTCGGGTCTTACAAGAGGACCACGAGCGTTTCCCCGTCAAGGAAATCGTCAGATTCCGGCGGTAGTCCGGCTGGGAGACGGTCGGTGGGGTTCGTCGGGGTGTCGGCGGGGAAGAATTGCAGGAGTGATTTGGGACGGAATGAGGGTTTGAGAGTCGGGAATTTGGCCGTTGCATTgaaaggcatggatttgtga